A single region of the Camelus ferus isolate YT-003-E chromosome 2, BCGSAC_Cfer_1.0, whole genome shotgun sequence genome encodes:
- the RPL34 gene encoding 60S ribosomal protein L34 — translation MVQRLTYRRRLSYNTASNKTRLSRTPGNRIVYLYTKKVGKAPKSACGVCPGRLRGVRAVRPKVLMRLSKTKKHVSRAYGGSMCAKCVRDRIKRAFLIEEQKIVVKVLKAQAQSQKAK, via the exons ATGGTCCAGCGTTTGACATACCGTCGTAGGCTGTCCTACAATACAGCCTCTAACAAAACTAGGCT GTCCCGAACCCCTGGTAATAGAATTGTTTACCTTTATACCAAGAAAGTTGGGAAAGCACCAAAATCTGCATGTGGCGTGTGCCCAGGCCGACTTCGAGGA GTTCGCGCTGTGAGACCTAAAGTTCTCATGAGActgtctaaaacaaaaaaacatgtcAGCCGGGCTTATGGTGGTTCCATGTGTGCTAAATGTGTCCGTGACAG gatCAAGCGTGCTTTCCTTATTGAAGAGCAGAAAATCGTTGTGAAAGTATTGAAAGCACAAGCACAGAgtcaaaaagctaaataa
- the OSTC gene encoding oligosaccharyltransferase complex subunit OSTC yields the protein MESLYRIPFLVLECPNLKLKKPPWVHMPSAMTVYALVVVSYFLITGGIIYDVIVEPPSVGSMTDEHGHQRPVAFLAYRVNGQYIMEGLASSFLFTMGGLGFIILDRSNAPNIPKLNRFLLLFIGFVCVLLSFFMARVFMRMKLPGYLMG from the exons ATGGAGAGTTTGTACCGAATCCCGTTCTTAGTGCTCGAATGCCCCAACCTGAAGCTGAAGAAGCCGCCCTGGGTGCACATGCCGTCGGCCATGACGGTGTACGCTCTGGTGGTGGTGTCTTACTTCCTCATCACCGGAG GAATAATTTATGATGTTATTGTCGAACCTCCAAGTGTTGGCTCTATGACGGACGAACATGGGCATCAGAGACCAGTAGCTTTCTTGGCCTACAG AGTGAATGGACAGTATATTATGGAAGGACTCGCATCCAGCTTCCTGTTTACAATGGGAGGTTTAGGTTTCATAATCCTGGACCGATCCAATGCACCAAACATTCCAAAACTCAATAGATTTCTTCTTCTATTCATTGGATTCGTCTGTGTCCTATTGAGTTTTTTCATGGCTAGAGTATTCATGAGAATGAAACTGCC GGGCTATCTGATGGGTTAG